A region of Clostridium acetobutylicum ATCC 824 DNA encodes the following proteins:
- a CDS encoding ABC transporter ATP-binding protein, with protein sequence MPQDKVLLEVKNLKKWFPVKKGFFGKNVSNVKAVDGVSFQIKKGETLGLVGESGCGKTTTGRTILKLYEPTSGQIIYNGKDIAKLSYKEMLPYRRKMQMIFQDPYASLNSRMTVGDIIGESIDIHKLWTGKERKERIEYLLKKVGLNGDHINRYPHEFSGGQRQRIGIARALAVEPEFIVCDEPISALDVSIQAQVVNMLEELQEELGLTYLFIAHDLSMVKHISTKIGVMYLGNLIEVGESSELYNNPLHPYTKALLSAVPVPDPDEAAARQRIILEGEIPSPIDPPRGCKFRGRCRYAKPECKDAAPEFKDIGENHSVACYLYK encoded by the coding sequence ATGCCACAAGATAAAGTATTACTTGAAGTAAAGAATTTAAAGAAATGGTTTCCTGTGAAGAAAGGTTTCTTTGGTAAAAACGTCAGTAATGTAAAGGCAGTAGATGGTGTGTCTTTTCAGATAAAAAAGGGAGAAACCTTGGGGCTTGTTGGAGAATCAGGTTGTGGGAAAACTACAACAGGAAGAACAATATTAAAGCTTTATGAGCCAACTTCTGGACAAATAATATATAACGGAAAAGATATTGCAAAGTTGAGTTATAAAGAAATGCTTCCATATAGAAGAAAAATGCAAATGATTTTTCAAGATCCTTATGCATCATTAAATTCAAGAATGACAGTAGGGGATATAATTGGAGAATCAATTGATATTCATAAGTTGTGGACCGGTAAGGAGAGAAAAGAAAGAATAGAATACCTTCTTAAAAAAGTTGGTCTAAATGGAGATCATATAAACAGATATCCGCACGAGTTTTCTGGTGGTCAAAGACAAAGAATAGGTATAGCTAGAGCTTTGGCTGTAGAGCCTGAGTTTATAGTATGTGATGAGCCTATATCTGCCCTTGATGTTTCAATACAGGCACAAGTTGTAAATATGCTTGAAGAGCTTCAGGAGGAACTTGGACTTACATACCTCTTTATAGCACATGATTTATCAATGGTTAAGCATATTTCCACTAAGATAGGAGTAATGTATTTAGGAAACCTCATAGAAGTAGGGGAAAGTTCAGAGCTTTACAATAATCCGCTTCACCCATATACAAAAGCACTGTTGTCTGCGGTACCAGTACCAGATCCGGACGAAGCGGCAGCAAGACAAAGAATAATACTTGAAGGAGAGATTCCATCACCTATAGATCCTCCAAGGGGATGTAAGTTTAGAGGTAGATGCAGATATGCTAAGCCTGAGTGTAAGGATGCTGCACCAGAATTTAAGGATATAGGGGAGAATCATTCAGTAGCTTGTTATCTATATAAATAA
- a CDS encoding ABC transporter ATP-binding protein, whose amino-acid sequence MEKLLEIKNLNTSFFTHLGEVKSVRGISFELNKGEALGIVGESGSGKSVTMMSVMGLLQENGKIVEGEIIFNGMNITHAPEKEMEKIRGNKIGMIFQDPMTSLNPVLTIGNQIAEGIKKHLNMNTSEAIKRAIEMLKLVGIPSPEKRMKQYPHEFSGGMRQRVMIAMAIACKPELLIADEPTTALDVTIQAQILELMKKLKEKMNTSIILITHDLGVVANLCSKINVMYGGLIVEKGDAREIFYNPKHPYTLGLLKSIPDPTKDSKEKLVPIDGYPPDLLNPPKGCPFAARCPYTMEICMEMPVPSFKIGENHEAACWLNHPDAPKVNPINERREDNATR is encoded by the coding sequence ATGGAAAAATTACTTGAAATAAAGAATCTAAACACCTCATTTTTTACTCATCTTGGTGAAGTAAAATCAGTAAGAGGAATTTCCTTTGAATTAAATAAAGGAGAAGCTCTCGGCATTGTTGGAGAATCGGGCAGTGGAAAAAGTGTAACGATGATGTCAGTTATGGGGCTTCTTCAAGAAAATGGAAAGATAGTTGAAGGTGAAATTATATTCAATGGTATGAATATTACTCATGCACCTGAAAAAGAAATGGAAAAAATAAGAGGAAATAAAATAGGAATGATATTTCAAGACCCTATGACTTCTCTGAATCCTGTTCTTACAATAGGAAATCAAATAGCAGAAGGTATAAAAAAGCATCTTAATATGAACACAAGTGAAGCGATTAAACGTGCTATAGAAATGCTTAAATTAGTTGGTATACCAAGCCCGGAAAAGAGGATGAAGCAATATCCCCATGAATTTTCAGGAGGTATGAGACAAAGGGTTATGATTGCTATGGCAATTGCATGTAAACCTGAGCTTCTAATTGCTGACGAACCTACTACAGCACTTGATGTAACAATACAGGCTCAAATACTTGAACTTATGAAAAAATTAAAAGAAAAGATGAATACATCAATAATATTAATAACTCATGATCTAGGTGTTGTTGCCAATTTATGCAGTAAAATAAACGTTATGTATGGCGGTCTAATTGTGGAAAAAGGTGATGCAAGAGAAATTTTTTATAATCCTAAGCATCCATATACCTTAGGGCTTTTAAAGAGTATACCAGATCCTACAAAGGATAGTAAAGAAAAGCTTGTTCCAATAGATGGATATCCACCAGACCTCTTAAATCCACCAAAGGGATGTCCTTTTGCAGCAAGATGTCCTTATACAATGGAAATATGTATGGAAATGCCTGTTCCATCTTTTAAAATAGGCGAAAACCATGAAGCTGCATGCTGGCTTAATCATCCGGATGCACCAAAGGTTAATCCAATTAATGAAAGGAGAGAAGACAATGCCACAAGATAA
- a CDS encoding ABC transporter permease yields MESISKDLFKTVSEDRKKTHEKARPSFTYWQDVWRRFKSNKLAIVGLVIIIAVTLFSVVGPLFSKFNYYTNDYASANLSPNSIHLFGTDNLGRDILTRVMYGGRISLTIALVASVISFVIGIIYGGISGYFGGTVDNIMMRIVEGVSSLPLMIYVILIMVIVGQGMTSLIIAIALTYWVDMARIVRGQILQLKQEEFVLAAKTLGASSKRILIKHLLPNTMGPIIVNLTLNIPNAIFTEAFLSFVGLGVPAPQASWGTLCSNALGSYQLFPYQLLFPALALCITMFGFNFLGDGLSTALDPKMRK; encoded by the coding sequence ATGGAAAGTATAAGTAAGGATTTATTTAAGACCGTAAGTGAAGATAGAAAGAAAACACATGAGAAGGCAAGACCTAGTTTTACTTATTGGCAGGATGTTTGGAGAAGATTTAAGTCCAATAAATTAGCTATTGTTGGCCTTGTTATTATAATTGCTGTCACTTTATTTTCTGTTGTTGGACCACTCTTTTCAAAGTTTAACTACTACACTAATGATTACGCATCAGCAAATTTATCACCTAATTCAATACATCTATTTGGAACTGATAACTTAGGAAGAGATATTCTTACAAGGGTTATGTATGGTGGAAGAATATCTCTTACTATAGCACTTGTTGCTAGTGTAATAAGCTTTGTAATAGGAATTATATACGGTGGAATATCGGGATATTTTGGAGGAACTGTTGATAATATAATGATGAGAATAGTTGAAGGCGTTTCCTCACTTCCTTTAATGATTTATGTAATATTAATAATGGTCATTGTAGGTCAAGGAATGACCAGTCTTATAATTGCTATAGCATTAACCTATTGGGTTGATATGGCACGTATAGTTAGAGGGCAAATTCTTCAGTTAAAACAAGAGGAGTTTGTACTTGCAGCTAAAACACTAGGTGCTTCGTCTAAAAGAATACTTATAAAACATCTGTTACCAAACACTATGGGACCTATAATAGTTAATTTGACCTTAAATATACCTAATGCAATATTCACAGAAGCATTTTTAAGCTTCGTTGGACTTGGAGTTCCAGCACCACAGGCTTCATGGGGAACTTTATGCTCGAATGCACTTGGCTCATATCAGTTATTTCCATATCAACTTTTATTTCCTGCTTTAGCACTATGTATAACTATGTTCGGTTTTAATTTCTTAGGTGACGGTTTAAGTACTGCTCTTGATCCTAAAATGAGAAAATAG
- a CDS encoding ABC transporter permease, producing the protein MFRYIIKRFIASIVTLWIVVTFTFLLAHAIPGGPFTSEKKLPPAIEANLKAKFGLDKPLGSQYTTYLTNMLKGDLGMSMQYEGRMVKDIITYSFPNSAKLGAVAILFAVVVGVYLGAMSAIHQNKWQDGLSTLISTFGVTIPSFVLATLLIYLFSLKFKILPAVGFSTPSNYIMPALALGIFPMAFVTRYTRSMLIDVLGQDYIRTAKAKGLSKNIITYKHALKNSLIPVVTYLGPLIAGVLTGSFVVESIFGIPGLGREFVLSIDNRDYTTIIGVTVFFSAILILCNLIVDILYVIIDPRIKLQN; encoded by the coding sequence ATGTTTAGGTATATTATAAAGAGGTTTATTGCAAGTATTGTAACTCTTTGGATAGTTGTAACATTTACTTTTTTGTTAGCTCATGCAATACCAGGAGGGCCATTTACAAGCGAAAAGAAATTACCACCAGCCATTGAGGCTAACTTGAAAGCTAAGTTTGGATTGGATAAACCACTTGGTAGTCAGTACACAACATATCTTACTAACATGCTTAAGGGCGATTTAGGTATGTCAATGCAATATGAAGGAAGAATGGTTAAGGATATAATAACTTATTCATTTCCTAATTCAGCAAAGCTTGGCGCAGTGGCTATTTTATTTGCAGTTGTAGTCGGTGTATATTTAGGCGCTATGAGTGCTATTCACCAAAATAAATGGCAAGATGGACTAAGCACTTTAATTTCAACCTTTGGAGTAACTATTCCTAGTTTTGTTCTTGCAACACTTCTTATCTACTTGTTTTCATTAAAGTTTAAAATATTACCAGCGGTAGGCTTTTCTACTCCATCTAATTATATTATGCCCGCACTTGCACTTGGTATATTCCCTATGGCATTTGTAACAAGGTATACGCGTTCAATGCTTATTGATGTTTTAGGTCAAGATTATATAAGAACAGCAAAAGCAAAAGGATTGTCCAAGAACATAATAACCTATAAGCATGCACTTAAAAATTCCTTAATTCCAGTAGTAACGTATTTAGGGCCACTTATAGCAGGGGTTTTAACTGGAAGTTTCGTTGTTGAATCCATATTTGGAATACCAGGGCTTGGAAGAGAGTTCGTACTCAGCATTGACAATAGAGACTATACAACCATAATAGGCGTTACTGTTTTCTTTAGTGCTATTCTCATACTGTGTAATTTAATAGTGGATATATTGTACGTAATAATTGATCCTAGAATAAAGTTACAAAATTAG
- a CDS encoding helix-turn-helix domain-containing protein gives MDKKRRLTSFGIACKKAMLEKEMSQTELARRVGSSTKYLDLVFHGERTGKKYISAIIKELGIDPDSIDKSIA, from the coding sequence ATGGATAAAAAACGACGTCTTACATCATTTGGTATAGCATGCAAGAAGGCGATGCTTGAAAAGGAAATGTCTCAAACAGAGTTAGCTAGGAGAGTAGGATCTAGCACTAAATACTTAGATTTGGTTTTTCATGGTGAAAGAACAGGTAAAAAATACATATCAGCAATTATAAAAGAATTAGGTATAGATCCTGACAGTATAGATAAGAGCATAGCTTAG
- a CDS encoding peptide ABC transporter substrate-binding protein: protein MLKRRLTKLSAALISALLVGSLLAGCGSSSSSTSGTEQKVSYNLGADPQTIDPGLNNSIEGGTVIENAFEGLVDIDKNEKVVPGVASSWDISADKLTYTFHLRKNAKWSDGKTVKAQDFEFAWKRALAPETASDYAYQLYYLKNGEAYNNGKASKDDVGVKAVDDYTLKVNLEAPAPYFLSLTAFPTYMPLRQDIVSKDNKGWATKKENYVSNGPFYMTDWKLKATMTFKKNPNYWNKNTVKLNSITYYMLSQESSATAAFTSGQVDINDLIPSVQKSALIKKGDAKAYPYYGTYFFDVNVGDKDPSNGADITKVLKDQKVREALSLAIDRESIVKNVTKGGEKPATSFVPSSIKLADGKAYKNKDYYPAKGDAKKAKQLLAEAGYPDGKGFPTLQIMYNEGSNHQDIVQALQDMFKKNLNINVTLQSVERKVQLDNLTKQQYQICRASWIADYNDPMTFMDMYVTGGGNNNPGYSNPEYDALIKDAKSTTDASKRISDMHKAEDILMKDLPIIPIYEYTNVVEVKSYVKDLHKSPLGFVYFNNTYIQK, encoded by the coding sequence ATGTTAAAAAGAAGATTAACAAAACTAAGCGCAGCTTTAATATCAGCTCTCTTAGTTGGAAGTCTCCTAGCTGGCTGTGGTAGTAGTTCAAGCAGCACGTCAGGAACAGAGCAAAAGGTTAGCTACAATTTAGGTGCAGATCCACAAACAATAGATCCAGGCCTAAATAATTCTATTGAAGGCGGTACAGTTATTGAGAACGCTTTTGAAGGTCTAGTAGATATAGACAAAAATGAAAAAGTTGTACCTGGAGTAGCGTCATCATGGGATATTTCAGCAGATAAACTTACGTACACATTCCACTTAAGAAAAAATGCTAAGTGGTCAGACGGAAAAACTGTAAAGGCACAAGATTTTGAATTTGCATGGAAAAGAGCATTAGCACCAGAAACAGCTTCAGACTATGCATATCAACTTTACTATCTTAAAAATGGTGAAGCTTACAACAATGGAAAAGCTAGTAAGGATGATGTAGGAGTTAAAGCTGTAGATGACTACACTCTTAAAGTTAATTTAGAAGCTCCTGCTCCATATTTCTTAAGTTTAACAGCTTTCCCAACATACATGCCATTAAGACAGGATATAGTTAGCAAGGATAACAAGGGTTGGGCTACAAAGAAAGAAAATTATGTAAGTAACGGACCTTTCTACATGACAGATTGGAAGTTAAAAGCAACAATGACATTCAAGAAAAATCCAAATTATTGGAATAAGAACACTGTAAAATTAAATTCAATAACTTATTACATGTTATCACAAGAATCAAGTGCTACAGCAGCATTTACAAGTGGTCAGGTTGATATCAATGACTTAATACCATCTGTTCAAAAATCAGCATTAATCAAAAAAGGTGATGCAAAGGCATATCCTTACTATGGAACTTACTTCTTCGACGTAAATGTAGGAGATAAGGATCCTTCAAATGGTGCTGATATAACAAAGGTTCTTAAGGATCAAAAAGTAAGAGAAGCTTTAAGTCTTGCTATAGATAGAGAATCAATTGTAAAGAATGTTACAAAGGGTGGAGAAAAACCAGCAACTTCCTTCGTACCTAGTTCAATAAAACTTGCGGACGGAAAGGCATACAAGAATAAAGACTACTATCCTGCAAAAGGTGACGCTAAAAAAGCTAAACAATTATTAGCTGAAGCTGGATATCCAGATGGTAAGGGCTTCCCTACTCTTCAGATAATGTACAATGAAGGATCAAACCACCAAGATATAGTTCAAGCGCTTCAAGATATGTTTAAGAAAAACTTGAATATAAATGTTACACTTCAAAGTGTTGAAAGAAAAGTTCAACTTGATAACTTAACTAAACAGCAATACCAGATATGCAGAGCTTCATGGATAGCAGATTACAACGATCCTATGACATTCATGGATATGTACGTAACAGGTGGAGGAAACAACAATCCTGGCTACAGCAATCCAGAATATGATGCATTAATTAAAGACGCTAAATCAACTACTGATGCAAGCAAGAGAATCAGCGATATGCATAAAGCAGAAGATATTCTTATGAAGGATTTACCTATAATTCCTATCTATGAATACACAAATGTAGTTGAAGTAAAATCTTATGTTAAGGATCTTCACAAGTCACCACTTGGATTTGTATACTTCAATAATACTTATATCCAAAAATAA
- a CDS encoding ABC transporter ATP-binding protein, whose translation MPQDKVLLEVKNLKKWFPVKKGFFGGKVSNVKAVDDVSFTINKGETLGLVGESGCGKTTTGRTVLKLYEPTSGQIIYDGKDIAKLSYKEMLPYRRKMQMIFQDPYASLNSRMTVGDIIGESIDIHNLSKGNERKERIEYLLKKVGLNGDHINRYPHEFSGGQRQRIGIARALAVEPEFIVCDEPISALDVSIQAQVVNMLEELQEELGLTYLFIAHDLSMVKHISTKIGVMYLGNLIEVGESSELYNNPLHPYTKALLSAVPVPDPDEAAARQRIILEGEIPSPIDPPKGCKFRGRCKYAKPECGEATPAFKDMGNNHSVACYLYQ comes from the coding sequence ATGCCACAAGATAAAGTATTACTTGAAGTAAAAAATTTAAAGAAATGGTTTCCTGTAAAGAAAGGCTTCTTTGGAGGAAAGGTGAGTAATGTAAAAGCAGTGGATGATGTATCTTTTACTATAAATAAAGGTGAAACTTTAGGCTTAGTTGGAGAATCTGGTTGTGGTAAAACTACAACAGGAAGAACAGTGTTAAAGCTTTATGAGCCAACTTCTGGACAAATAATATATGATGGAAAAGATATTGCAAAGTTGAGCTATAAAGAAATGCTTCCATATAGAAGAAAAATGCAAATGATTTTTCAAGACCCGTATGCATCGCTAAATTCAAGAATGACAGTAGGGGATATAATTGGAGAATCAATTGATATTCATAATTTATCAAAGGGAAATGAAAGAAAAGAGAGGATAGAGTATCTTCTTAAAAAGGTTGGCTTAAATGGAGATCACATAAATAGATATCCTCATGAATTTTCTGGTGGTCAAAGGCAAAGAATAGGTATAGCTAGAGCTTTAGCTGTAGAACCTGAGTTTATAGTATGTGATGAGCCTATATCTGCGCTTGATGTTTCAATACAGGCACAAGTTGTAAATATGCTTGAGGAACTTCAAGAAGAGCTTGGTTTAACTTATCTATTCATAGCGCATGATTTATCAATGGTTAAGCATATTTCAACCAAGATAGGAGTTATGTATTTAGGGAATCTTATTGAAGTTGGAGAGAGTTCAGAGCTTTACAATAATCCACTTCATCCGTACACAAAAGCACTTTTGTCTGCGGTACCAGTACCAGATCCAGATGAAGCAGCAGCAAGGCAAAGAATAATACTTGAAGGAGAGATTCCGTCACCTATAGATCCTCCAAAGGGATGTAAGTTTAGAGGTAGATGTAAGTATGCTAAGCCTGAATGCGGAGAAGCTACACCAGCGTTTAAAGATATGGGCAATAATCATTCTGTAGCTTGTTATTTGTATCAATAA
- a CDS encoding ABC transporter ATP-binding protein has translation MEKLLEIKNLNTSFFTHLGEVKSVRGISFELNKGEALGIVGESGSGKSVTMMSVMGLLQENGKIIDGEIIFNGVDLVKASEKEMEKIRGNKMGMIFQDPMTSLNPVLTVGEQLTEGIKKHLKMSSAEANKHAVEMLKLVGIPSPEKRMKQYPHEFSGGMRQRVMIAMAIACRPELLIADEPTTALDVTIQAQILELMKNLKDKMNTSIILITHDLGVVANLCTKINVMYGGTIIEKGNAREIFYNPKHPYTWGLLKSIPDPTKDSKEKLVPIDGYPPDLLNPPKGCPFAARCPYTMEICMEKSAPAFKIGEDHEAACWLNHPDAPKVKEEEGRSKDDATR, from the coding sequence ATGGAAAAATTACTTGAAATAAAGAATTTAAATACCTCATTTTTTACTCATCTTGGTGAAGTAAAGTCTGTAAGAGGAATTTCCTTTGAATTAAATAAAGGGGAAGCTCTCGGCATTGTTGGAGAATCGGGTAGTGGAAAAAGTGTAACGATGATGTCAGTTATGGGGCTTCTTCAGGAAAATGGAAAAATAATAGATGGTGAAATTATATTCAACGGAGTAGACCTTGTAAAAGCTTCAGAGAAAGAAATGGAGAAGATAAGAGGAAATAAAATGGGAATGATATTCCAAGATCCTATGACTTCTTTGAATCCAGTTCTAACTGTAGGTGAGCAGTTAACAGAAGGAATAAAAAAGCATCTTAAAATGAGTTCAGCAGAGGCAAATAAGCATGCTGTAGAAATGCTTAAATTAGTTGGTATACCAAGTCCAGAAAAAAGGATGAAGCAATATCCCCATGAATTTTCAGGTGGTATGAGACAAAGGGTTATGATTGCTATGGCAATTGCGTGTAGACCAGAATTATTAATTGCTGACGAACCTACAACAGCACTTGACGTAACAATACAGGCGCAGATACTTGAGCTTATGAAAAACTTAAAAGATAAAATGAATACATCAATAATACTTATAACTCATGATTTGGGCGTTGTTGCTAATCTGTGTACTAAGATAAATGTTATGTATGGTGGAACAATCATAGAAAAAGGTAATGCAAGAGAGATTTTTTATAATCCTAAACATCCATATACCTGGGGACTTTTGAAGAGTATTCCAGATCCTACAAAGGATAGTAAAGAAAAGCTTGTTCCAATAGACGGATATCCACCAGATCTTTTAAATCCACCAAAGGGATGCCCTTTTGCCGCAAGATGTCCTTATACAATGGAAATATGCATGGAAAAATCTGCTCCTGCCTTTAAAATAGGTGAAGATCACGAAGCAGCATGCTGGCTCAATCATCCAGATGCACCAAAGGTTAAGGAAGAAGAAGGAAGGAGTAAAGACGATGCCACAAGATAA
- a CDS encoding ABC transporter permease: MENTNNINKDLFKPVSEDRKKTHEKARPSFTYWQDVWRRFRSNKLAMIGLAIIVAVTLFSVVGPLLSKFNYYTNDYASANLSPNLTHPFGTDNLGRDILTRIMYGGRISLTIALVASVISFVIGIIYGGISGYFGGAVDNIMMRIVEGVSSLPLMIYVILIMVIVGQGMTSLIIAIALTYWVDMARIVRGQILQLKQEEFVLAAKTLGASSTRILVKHLIPNTMGPIIVNLTLNIPSAIFTEAFLSFVGLGVPAPKASWGTLCSNALGSYQLFPYQLLFPALALCITMFGFNFLGDGLSTALDPKMRK; encoded by the coding sequence ATGGAAAATACAAATAATATAAATAAAGATTTGTTTAAACCAGTAAGTGAAGATAGAAAAAAGACACATGAGAAGGCAAGACCAAGTTTTACTTATTGGCAGGACGTTTGGAGAAGATTTAGATCAAATAAATTAGCTATGATTGGTTTGGCAATTATAGTAGCTGTCACTTTATTTTCTGTTGTGGGACCACTTTTATCAAAATTCAATTACTATACTAATGACTATGCATCAGCAAATTTATCACCTAATTTAACACATCCTTTTGGAACTGACAATTTAGGAAGAGATATTCTTACAAGAATTATGTATGGTGGAAGAATATCACTTACTATAGCACTTGTTGCTAGTGTAATAAGCTTTGTAATAGGAATTATATATGGTGGAATATCAGGATATTTTGGTGGAGCTGTTGATAACATAATGATGAGAATAGTTGAAGGTGTTTCCTCACTTCCTTTAATGATCTATGTAATATTAATAATGGTAATTGTAGGTCAAGGAATGACAAGTCTTATAATCGCAATAGCGTTAACCTACTGGGTTGATATGGCACGTATAGTTAGAGGACAAATCTTGCAGTTAAAACAAGAGGAATTTGTACTTGCAGCTAAAACATTAGGTGCTTCATCTACAAGAATATTAGTAAAGCACTTAATACCAAATACTATGGGACCAATTATAGTTAATTTAACATTGAACATACCTAGTGCAATATTCACAGAAGCATTTTTAAGCTTCGTTGGACTTGGAGTTCCAGCACCAAAAGCTTCATGGGGAACATTATGTTCGAATGCACTTGGGTCATATCAATTATTCCCATACCAACTTTTATTTCCTGCTTTAGCACTATGTATAACTATGTTCGGTTTTAACTTCTTAGGTGATGGCTTAAGTACAGCTCTTGATCCTAAAATGAGAAAGTAG
- a CDS encoding ABC transporter permease, which yields MFKYIIKRFIASIVTLWLVVTFTFLLAHAIPGGPFTSEKKLPPAIEANLKAKFGLDKPLSQQYVTYLKNMAKGDLGMSMQYEGRMVRDIITYSFPNSAKLGGVAILFAVIVGLYLGTMGALHQNKWQDGLSTLISTFGVTIPSFVLATLLIYLFSLKLQILPAVGFSTPSNYIMPALALGIFPMAFVTRYTRSMLIDVLGQDYMRTAKAKGLSKRVITYKHALKNSLIPVITYLGPLIAGVLTGSFVVESIFGIPGLGREFVLSIDNRDYTTIIGVTVFFSAILILCNLVVDILYVIVDPRIKLEN from the coding sequence ATGTTTAAGTATATTATAAAAAGATTTATTGCAAGTATTGTAACTTTATGGCTAGTTGTAACATTTACTTTTTTGTTAGCACATGCAATACCAGGAGGACCTTTTACAAGCGAAAAGAAATTACCACCAGCTATTGAGGCCAATTTAAAAGCTAAGTTTGGTTTAGACAAGCCACTTAGTCAGCAATATGTAACATATCTTAAGAATATGGCTAAAGGCGATTTAGGAATGTCAATGCAATACGAAGGAAGAATGGTTAGAGATATAATAACTTATTCATTCCCTAATTCAGCAAAGCTTGGAGGAGTAGCAATTTTATTTGCAGTTATAGTGGGATTATATTTAGGAACTATGGGTGCACTTCATCAAAATAAATGGCAGGATGGGTTAAGTACTTTAATTTCAACTTTTGGAGTAACTATTCCTAGCTTTGTTCTTGCAACGTTACTTATTTATTTATTCTCATTAAAGCTTCAAATACTACCAGCAGTAGGTTTCTCTACTCCATCAAATTACATTATGCCTGCACTTGCGCTCGGTATATTCCCTATGGCATTTGTAACAAGATATACGCGTTCAATGCTCATTGATGTTTTAGGTCAAGATTACATGAGGACCGCAAAGGCAAAAGGACTATCAAAGAGAGTAATAACTTATAAACATGCACTTAAAAATTCTTTAATACCAGTAATAACATATTTAGGACCACTTATAGCAGGTGTCTTAACTGGAAGTTTTGTTGTTGAATCCATATTTGGTATACCAGGACTTGGAAGAGAATTCGTACTGAGTATTGATAATAGAGACTATACAACCATAATAGGTGTTACTGTATTCTTTAGTGCAATCCTAATATTATGTAACTTGGTGGTTGATATACTATATGTAATAGTTGATCCTAGAATAAAATTAGAAAATTAG
- a CDS encoding helix-turn-helix domain-containing protein codes for MREKRCLTPLGITCKKMMVEKSISQAELAKRVGTSSKYLDLIFHGDRTGKKYILRIIRELGIDSENIKENYSL; via the coding sequence ATGAGAGAAAAACGATGTCTTACTCCACTTGGCATAACCTGTAAAAAGATGATGGTTGAGAAAAGTATTTCTCAGGCAGAGTTAGCGAAGAGGGTGGGAACAAGCAGTAAATATTTAGATTTGATATTCCATGGAGATAGAACTGGAAAGAAGTACATATTAAGAATCATTAGAGAATTGGGGATAGATTCTGAAAATATAAAAGAAAATTATAGCTTATAA
- a CDS encoding helix-turn-helix domain-containing protein has product MNTIGERLKYLRKLNNLTQKQVAEKTGVQRGNISHYEKNDFLPSRVALISFANFFKTNYDWIVYGKGAIPKSIDEVMYAKSNSIAECNNGAAVDFSKRLIFTMKYFHETIDGLCLKLNISKDIFHEILIKKNVSAFDLFKICNYFNVSMDWMFNGNITYLKSDAKLQQAYLMNSKGNKPLSYDNHGMVQCTCEEKKLLIFFENLNTKDKSLVIDILNSVNNQASMDIQKLIK; this is encoded by the coding sequence ATGAATACTATTGGGGAAAGGCTAAAGTATTTGAGAAAACTTAATAATCTTACTCAAAAACAGGTTGCCGAAAAGACAGGTGTTCAAAGAGGTAATATAAGTCATTATGAAAAAAATGATTTTTTGCCATCAAGAGTAGCATTAATTTCTTTTGCTAACTTTTTTAAAACAAACTATGATTGGATAGTTTATGGTAAGGGAGCTATTCCTAAATCTATAGATGAAGTAATGTACGCAAAGTCTAACAGTATTGCTGAGTGCAATAATGGTGCTGCTGTTGATTTCTCAAAACGACTAATATTTACTATGAAGTACTTTCATGAAACTATAGATGGGCTGTGCTTAAAGTTAAATATCTCAAAAGATATCTTTCATGAAATATTAATAAAAAAAAATGTTTCAGCTTTTGATTTATTTAAAATTTGTAACTATTTTAATGTAAGTATGGATTGGATGTTTAATGGTAATATTACATATCTTAAATCGGATGCCAAACTACAGCAGGCCTATTTAATGAACTCTAAGGGAAATAAACCTTTAAGCTACGATAATCATGGAATGGTACAATGTACTTGTGAAGAAAAGAAGTTACTTATATTCTTTGAAAATTTAAACACAAAAGATAAAAGCTTGGTAATTGATATTCTAAACTCCGTAAATAATCAAGCATCAATGGACATACAAAAACTTATTAAATAA